Proteins encoded by one window of Leptospiraceae bacterium:
- a CDS encoding MotA/TolQ/ExbB proton channel family protein produces the protein MLTTYLGIFLAFLSVIIAILLEGAHIGAFFKLSAIILILGGTLGATIASFSVTQIQAMLVILKLIFNQSKKLDFMELFVKLLEKTRRDGLLSLEDEIEEIDNELAQKGLRLIVDGTDPSTVEDILFEWSEQKQEVEMNSSKILETAGGFCPTIGIIGTVMGLVHVLENLGAGTAALGEGIATAFIATFYGIGFANLVFLPIANKVKAYSRTEHERRQAVIRGLLSIQAGDNKRIMLERMSPFMDQ, from the coding sequence ATACTTACTACTTACTTAGGAATATTTCTAGCATTTCTGTCCGTCATTATTGCAATTCTTTTAGAAGGAGCACATATTGGCGCTTTCTTCAAATTATCCGCCATTATCTTAATACTAGGTGGCACTCTAGGAGCAACGATCGCAAGTTTTTCTGTTACGCAAATACAGGCAATGCTTGTTATCCTCAAATTGATTTTTAATCAAAGTAAGAAATTAGACTTCATGGAATTATTCGTCAAGCTATTAGAAAAAACGCGAAGAGATGGACTTTTGTCCTTAGAAGATGAAATCGAAGAAATCGACAATGAACTAGCGCAGAAAGGTCTTCGCTTGATTGTAGATGGAACAGATCCTTCTACCGTCGAAGATATTTTATTTGAATGGTCTGAGCAAAAACAAGAAGTCGAAATGAATTCTTCTAAAATTCTCGAAACTGCCGGCGGGTTTTGTCCAACGATTGGAATTATCGGAACTGTAATGGGTCTTGTTCACGTATTAGAAAATCTAGGCGCAGGAACGGCTGCTCTCGGAGAAGGAATTGCAACTGCATTCATCGCTACCTTCTATGGAATTGGTTTTGCCAACTTAGTTTTTTTACCAATAGCAAACAAAGTGAAAGCTTATTCAAGAACCGAGCATGAGAGGAGACAGGCTGTTATCCGTGGTTTGCTTTCAATTCAAGCAGGGGATAATAAGCGTATTATGCTAGAGAGAATGTCCCCTTTTATGGATCAATAA